The genome window cagcatcaaagaactcacacaaaagagagaccttttgaatgctcagagtgtggaaagagattcagtctcaGTAGCtatcttcaactgcatcaaagaactcacacaaaggaaagaccttttgaatgctcagagtgtggaaagggatTTAGTCTCAGTAGCTATCTTaaactgcatcaaagaactcacacaaacgagagaccttttgaatgctcagagtgtggaaagagattcagtcagagcgGCAGTCTCCAAGTACATCAAAGAACGCACACAaacgagagaccttttgaatgcactGAGTGTAGAAAAAGATTCAGTCAGAgcagcactcttcaacagcatcaaagaactcacacaaaagagaaaccttttgaatgctcagagtgtggaaagagattcagtcagagcggcactcttcaacagcatcaaagaactcacacaaaagagagaccttttgaatgctcagagtgtggaaagagattcagtctcaGTAGCTATCTTaaactgcatcaaagaactcacacaaaggagagaccttttgaatgctcagaatgtggaatgaGATACAGTCATAGTGGCCATCTTCGTAGGCATAAAAGAACTCATACGaacgagagaccttttgaatgctcagaatgtagaatgagattcagtcatagtggcgctcttcaaaggcatcaaaggactcacacaaaggagaggccttttgaatgctcagagtgtggaaagagattcaatcgaAGCGACGGTCTCcgaaagcatcaaagaactcacacaaaggagagaccttttgaatgctcagtgtgtggaaagagattcagtaggAGCAGCAACCTTCACacacatcaaagaactcacacaaaggagagaccttttaaatgctcagaatgtggaatgaGATACAGTCATAGtggccatcttcaaaggcataaaagaactcacacaaacgaaagaccttttgaatgctcagaatgtagaatgagattcagtcatagtggcgctcttcaaaggcatcaaaggactcacacaaaggagaggccttttgaatgctcagagtgtggaaagagattcaatcgaAGTGACGGTCTCcgaaagcatcaaagaactcacacaaaggagagaccttttgaatgctcagagtatGGAAAGAGATTCTGTTCGAGCAGCAACCTTCAcaaacatcaaagaactcacacaaaggagagaccttttgaatgctcagagtgtggaaagagattcagtcagagtagcacacTTCAAAAGCatcgaagaactcacacaaaggaacgaccttttgaatgctcagagtgtggaaagagattcagtgacCGTAGCAATCTTCAaacgcatcaaagaactcacacaaacgagagaccttttgaatgctcagagtgtggaaagaaattcaatcGAAGCAACGGTctccaaaagcatcaaagaactcacacaaaggagagaccttttgaatgctcagagtgtggaaagagattctgttCGAGCAGCAACCTTCAcacgcatcaaagaactcacacaaaggagagaccttttgaatgctcagagtgtggaaagagattcagtcagagtagcactcttcaaaggcatcgaagaactcacacaaaggaaagaccttttgaatgctcagagtgtggaaagagattcagtcggagtagccatcttcaaaggcatcaaaggacTCAtacaaaagagagaccttttgaatccTCAGTGTGGAAAGGGATTCAGTGATTGTAGCAATCTTCAaacgcatcaaagaactcacacaaaagagagaccttttgaatgctcagagtgtggaaagagattcaatcgaAGCAACGGTctccaaaagcatcaaagaactcacacaaaggagagaccttttgaatgctcagagtgtggaaagaaactCAGTCACAGCGGCTATCTTCAAAAGCATTGAAGAACTCATACAAAGAACAGGCCTTTTGAATACtcaaagtgtggaaagagttACAGTCAGCGCGGCAGTCTCCGAGAGCATCAaataactcacacaaaggagaaaccttttgaatgttcagaatgtggaaagagattcattcaAAGTAGCACTCTTCAATTGCATCAAAGAACTCAGACAAATGAGAgactttttgaatgctcagagtgtggaaaaagattcaatCAGAGAGGCCATCTTCAAAGGCACCAAAGGACTCACCCAAGGGTGAGACTGTTGAAGTGCCTATCGTAAGGCCACTGCCCATTCTCAAATCTGTCAACCCAATCTGATCCCTGTCTTCAGTTATTATTTTTGAAGAACACCCCCTGAAGGGTTGAAAGTGCTTTTACATGCTCCAAGTGTAGAACAAGATTGTTTGTGTGGTTAGTTCTCttccttttgtgttcttttctgttcctttgcTCTGATTATTATTAAAGTTCTCTTTATTCCTAAGTGTGCATACCTGGAATGCTGCATTGAGGCTGCTGATTTTATTTCTGtaatattttgcttctttttatttttagaattagTTTCCTTCCTTATCCATCAAGATTTTCAATTTCATTTGGCGACATGAATAGCCTTTCCAAAGTTCAAGAGCTTAACTGATAACCACCTGCCTCCCTTCTTTCTACCTTTTTCCAGCTATTCTGGGGATTTTCACCTACTTACTCTTCTGTCTAGACATGCAAGTCATATGTCTAAGGCTGTATAAAACATATTGTATATACTTGGGAGTAGCCTAAGCTCTaatttttttcagcacatttttaatgctgaaaaagcctccctcgacttatattcgggtcttatactcaagGACATGCGGTATTTGCTGTATGTgtcattagggggagctaaagagctcagattttccacatAAGGAAGAAAAGACTCCATTTTCTCATAActgttaagaggcctgtatttcaggtatgagaatgtttgtattaattgtttagaaggggatattgtgtttatattgattgactattagtttgtattttggtttcctgttataaaatgttataatgggcactgcctgtagctggagccagtcaatcttacagagttcagttaagaggTCTGTAGTCTGTATACAGATAGAGAGAACTGggctgtaaaggactgagaccctgctagtctgttttgcatagcagcccagaactattatatgttgattattgtttctgtattggtttgccatattttaCTGTTacactgcacactattgtttatgaaacagaaaacagatttaaagtttcttttgttgtaagtctggtgaatgttaagggtcacaaggtgggatcacactggcaaagacttgaactccttttctatttctgataatatccctcttaaaatctgagttgggttacatttggacatacagatgaggaggaggaatccagttttgaatgattttaactcttgtgttttagcttggttgctgattagGGTAAGTTTTTTGTACttgtaaagttattgttgagaccatatggTTCTTGttaaccctcttttccacttatagagctagtttactgtttttctttgaaataaatattcaaaaacattcaacctactgatgcctcaattaatgtaagtTTATTggtatctttttatttttggctcattccgcacatgcagaataatgcactttcaaactgctttcaatgctctttgaagctgtgcggaatggcaaaatccacttgcaaacagttgtgaaagtggtttgaaaacgcattattttgcgtgtgcggaaggggcctttgaaatttaccagtagctgctgtatttcccaccctagacttatacatgagtcaataagttttcccagtttttttgtggtaaaactaggtgcctcgatatgcgggttgacttatacacgagtatatactgcTGCAGTAAAAATTCAACATGCCTTTCATTCAGGGCTTAGTTAAAAACCCAGTGAATCTGTGGCTGTTTGAATTGTAGTTTGAATTTGCTATCTTATAACATGTATGTAATATTTACTTTTTCTTAAAGCATTGGATCTTTCCCATGTATTTCTATTAAACCGTATTTTTCTATGTACTACATAGACATCtttcaataaatgaaataaaaataaaccagcaaACCCTTTATCATCCCTAACTCCCATAAATGATGCCTGTTTCTCATAACCTCCAGACAAGCCCTGGCAAAGAAGCAGACCCTGAACACCTCTTGAAGATTTCCAAGGAGGTCCCCCTCACCTCTTCCGGAAGCCCCGTCCCTGATATAGGATGcctgttattttggttggtcgTGTGCCAAAATATGAGTCTTTTTGTAATTGTCAGGATGCTTTTAAGTCCTCGTGTTGTGGATGAGAGGTTCAGAAACCTCCCAATGTAATCTTGCAATTCCAACATCTAACCCAGAGCAAAGTGACATCACTCCCTAGGTTTCAATGTGGGTTCCTTCTCCAGTCATGTTTCAAGTAGGGTTTTGGAGCTGCAGCTTTGTAGAGGTATCATCGTCTGGTGATTCCAGTCCTATCTGGCTGATGGGTCccagaactctataattcccgaagcctaaagaaagcccaaaatattctgagggacccgtctcatccagcacactctctttttgaactgttaccatccggcagacgatacaggtctataaaaactaggacaaagaggcttagagatagcttctactctagagctgtggctatgctgaactccgtggcttcgtgttgatgtgtttggggctgtgtagggatgggtggaggaaggggaaagtgaggatagggcatgagtctgaaattgtgtgcattgaggaatgctgctgtaaatttagttgtgcgtgcacaatgacaataaaatgcttatgcttatgaaagtGGAGATAGGGAACCTCTGCTTGACACATGCCATAGGGTCCCCAAGGGTTCTCTCGTGTCCTTAGTGCTTTGGATTCTGCAATATTCTGGGGGACTTTGAGAGTCCAGGCGATGTCTCTGCTAGAGTCTTTGTTCAGGCATCAAATGTGAGGTTCTTTAGAAGCATTGGTCAGGATGTCTTTCCAATGTTCTCTCCTTCGTTCAGACAGCAGGCTGGCTCTAAGTTTTACCATGGAGCTGGAAGAATGACCAAGTAATGCTTAGCAGAATGActcctttttgagcctggggaCTTGTTGGAATTCTGACATCATGTGCTAGGTGagactccaaaatggctgctgcaggaggtagagACAaagagggacggagggagagagggagggaggggtaaacaaaaggaggaggaggagggagagacagtaaaacaaacaggagcagcagtggtgtaggaggttaagagcaggtgcattctgaactggaggaaccgggtttgattccccgctctccttgcccttcctccctcacaacaaacaccctgtgaggtgggtgggactgagagctccgaaaagctgtgactagcccaaggtcacccagctggcatgtgtgggagtgcacaggctaatctaaattccccagataagctgccacagctcaagtggcagagcggggaatcaaacccggttcctccagattagaatgcacctgctcttaaccactacgccacattgaaagtgaagctgtttcagggtgggggataatccaccccaagacagcatcactttcaatgttgtttaactagggaccccagattctccctttaaggtggatttaaaaggagaatttgggctctctagtttaaacaccattgaaagtgatgctgtttgggggtggattccagcatcacagcggctgcctggggggggggggcgcaaaactcagattttgcaccgggcttctttttccctctatgcctctgcccagaggggagggcagaaggaactgccggctgctggctgggagcccagctggtggggggcagggcagggcaggggagtctgctgtccccggcctcggagagctgcttttataagcgctaggccaggggcggggcttggggaggcatggccatgccctagggccacacccccaccccaaacctccaccCCCaattaaaaatttatacctacatccctgtctcctacaggagagaaagggggatataaatccaaactcctcttcttctagatgcttctgagcagggagcccagcagcagcagaactgaagatgatgccgacgtttgtttggtaaaccttctgatgggggagtgacttgtgagagatttacatgcttaaaagttaattccccttgcactggtttggagctgtttctcaggctagcagcctacctcacagggttggtgtgaggacacaattaggaaagtggtggggagagagccatgtatgttttgctggggatggggggtgttttgtgagctggtgcaaaaaattattgtttggtcgtCGTGAAGGAGAGTGGCCACCTATGCCGGGGCGGggcgccaagctcaggttttgtccctggactccagtttgcctagatacgcctctgctcacagggttgttgtgaggatgacaatggaggcaaggagaaagaTGTGAGCAGCTTTGGGGCCTTGATGGAAAGAAGGGTACAAGTGTCAGGACCACatttcccagcaatcaccagttcCTGCCTTTTTGAATTAGAGCGGGCAACCGAACTGCAGAGCTACGGCAAAACGAAACTATGTCGCtctgtcagaaccaatgagagaccaggagctggggggaggggaagagctgattggttgctgtctgtttttgtaagtagaataaatactggaactgaggacaagaatcctcagttccagcaccctgcagttagggcaacataaatcagtaaagttcctttttaaaagctagctttctctgagtgtgttcagctttACACAAaagttttgtttgaaaaaaaacccaatgaaatAATCATTTTACCAATTCAGAATCCAGcgttccttccttttccccaaaTGCCATCTGGCAGAGGTGAGCTGGgacagagtgcgcccggtgcgcattctgtGTATTCCGTTCTCCCcgcccttaccttagtgcaggcagGAGAaggggcctgttcccttcaggctgaaaatggcctggtggaaacttgcacttcccatgagaccttggggctcgcaaggtctccaggaaagtgtagttcccaccaggccatttttagcctaaagagaacaggccacttctccagcctacactaaggtaagtgtgtgggggggatgccgTGGGATtttcggggaggggggtgcctgaTGCAACACGcatcccctgcccccttggcgctaccccactgccttctgggggctGTGGCGGATCTCCCCTCCTCCTGGATCAGACACTCTGCAGTGATCCCCTTTAGTCCCCAACAGAAAGTCCAAGAGGTTGAAGGTTTAACTGTGTGCCTGTCAGGCTGGCGCCTAGCCTCCAGAAACACTGAGACGATatggatggcagtgggagtgGGAATGGACAGTTACTTTCTCTTTCCTTAGGTAACAAAGTGGGAATGCCTGGGCCAGCTGCCTTCTTCTGGCCTTGAGCTGAGATACATTCCCTTCAACTGTGGTTTTGTAGTCTGGGATAGAAAGCAGGAatcgggagggggatgggaggaGTTTGAGggttgaaattattattattattgttgttgttattattattaaacaaaatACATGGGGAAGGGCTGCAGCTCAGGGGCAGAGAATCTGAATAAGATGTAATctttatcccccacttttctctcctgtgcagagtctcaaagcagctttcccttcccacaacagacaccttgtgggggagatgaaagagttctgagagaactgtgactaacccaaggtcaaaCTGCTACAACATACAAGATATCTTGGGCAATGTGGCCTACTATTTACACTGTGCTTAATGGCTTAAGTCAGAAACATAAACACAGAGAAGAAAGGTGTGAGTGCTCTGTTTATGTGCAATAAGGTGCCTGAAACATACAAAAATTAATGATTAGTAacacactatgctggctctgcaGTGAGAATTTTCAGATTCTTCGGCCTTCGTAATTGCAGATCAAACTGGATTTCCAGTTTGTCCCTCCTGTtgagttttgaaaataaaaaaaatgccccCCCACATAAGAAAATCCTGTACATTTTAGGGCATGCAGACACTTTTGGCCTTCCTCTGATGTAAGGCAGTTATTTCAAGAGAGATGAGGCTTGGGCCACGTGCAGAAAGGAAGGAGGTTTTTACAATTAGAAGAGTGGAAGCTGACCTGGAAAAGGCACAATAACTTTACATTGACaatgaatttaaaataaaaatttgtaCAGATATTTTATAGATGGTACTACACCCCTGTCAAATTaggcaaaacaaaccaaaaaaagaggaaacagatgctggaaatgtaaTAAGAAGGTACATTTATCCATATGTGGTGGGAATGCAAAAAGTTGGGATTTGGTATTGAAGGAAATggatatgatttttaaaacaaacattgaaAGAAAACCAGAAGTAGTTCTCCTGGGTTTGACGACAAATGATGTGGTAATAAAAAATGCTATCCTTTTCTTATACTTATTAACGGTCGCCAAGATCAAAATAGCAGGAATGTGGACATCAAAGGACCTTCCAAAGACCGAGGAGTGGGAACAGAAAATAAAGAATATGGCAAATATGACTGAACAGAAGCAAGTGTAAACAACAGATGCATGTTGGGGCAAAAAGAACAAAATATCATGTATGCACTtagaactgaataaaataaattgaagATTTCTGCAGACTCGGCACATCATTTCCCAAGGCATGAAATTCCAGGTGGCCCAGTGTAGATCgcaggaaggtgtgtgtgtgtcccactcTTGCCTGTtctataatgtgtgtgtgtatgaagtgcaataaagtcacatctgacagccttgtagggttttcaaggcaaaagacaaaaaaaagatgGTTTATATTCAGGGTCGGGTCTGTCTCCCAGCACTCAGTTCCACCCCCCTCCTTGCCACAAatgcccacccagggaccctggagcaccccagaACCGACAGCCCCGCCACTGGACTTACACCAAGGAGCAGGGATGCCCAGGAACAGCAGAGATATGGCAGGAGAGTCAGAGCAGCAAGAGCCAGTCTCTCTGGCTTAGCCCCCCTGTATTGAGAGAGTCTGCTCCAGATGTCTGCTCTTGATCCAGCCACTGGCCCCTGAGAGACCCtgctgtgggtgtgtgtgggggggggggagatctgtcCCTaaaaactccccctcctccagctgccttcctctttccctctctttgaCCCAAAAAACTCCCCTGCCTAGGCGGCACATCCAGAccttccttcaacccacccagcaAATCTCAGTCCCTTGAAATACAGGGAAGGGCCTGGAtcgtcccccctcccctcagggttGGGAGGGAGCTAGGGAGGTGCCCCAGAGCCTTTTCTTGGGTGGCTCCCTGCCCCGAGTCCCCTGGCCCTGTGCTACTCCTGATTTGTCTCCAGGACTGGGATATGGCATCTGCAGTCCTCAAGTGGCGTAGCTATTGTCTCACCCAGCTTCTCTCTTCTTTGGTTTCGGAGGTTGTGCCCCCTTGCATGTTCGGGTTTTAGGAAAAAGGAGGCTTGCAGATGCAAAACTGGCTGGCATCCGTTTTCTGTGGGGAAgagacagggggtggggggtactaGTATTGTCCCTAAGTTGGGGAGCCAACACAACTCTCCTGCTCTTTCACCCCTGCCTCCATGCTGCAAAAATGCCCTTGCAAGTACCTCCTGGGAAAGGCAGCCCTCCCACCAGGGCTGGCCAGAGCGAGGGGAaccaagagaaagagggaggggcttgCTAGTGGAGATCagcaatggctcattccgcacatgcagaataacgcactttcaaactgctttcagtgctctttgaagctgtgtggaatggcaaaacccacttgcaaacagttgtgaaagtggtttgaaaacgcattattttgtgtgtgaggaaggggcctatgttattgtttttgttgttgtatttaCTATCCCGCTCTTCCTGCCGGagcgggctcagagcagctaataaCAAAGATAAAATGCCATTTATATAAAATCACAAAATCCAAACGATAAACGTCATATAAGACAGCGCTGaaacagttccccccccccccaacttccaggtttaaagatagaaagaaaggggggggggacgagaAAAAGGGGGCAGGccagctttgggggagggggagatgatgccCCCATTATCATAGCCGTGCATTATCTCCGGCAGCAGGGGAAGGGCTGGattgcctgcctccccccacctccttgcCAGCCTCTCCCCACAGCCGGACTCCCTggatcctaccccccccccctgccctgcaaggaggagggggctggcaaCGGAGATCCCCTTTCTGCCTCCAGGGAgcctgttcctccagattgggggagggggtcttccAGTGAGAAGAGCAACATCTCCAATCGCCAGAGGTGACTCAGGGCTGGGCTATGGGTGATTCGCCCCTTCCCAAATATTCCTTGGCTCCCAGTGGTCAACCTTCCTGCCTTCATTcagcctccctcccactccccaaaggccctttgcaaagggagggatggggaggagacGCTTTGGGGGACATGCGtcgtcccccccgccccacctcaccccactgGCTACAAGGAAAGGGGGCGTGGAGgccacttccttcctttcttccctggaTGGTCTTTGTTGCTTCCATTCCTGTCGCTCGGTCAGCCGCCCCTTCCCAGTGAGTcaagggtgtttgttttttttgagggggggggggaacgactcAAAGCTGGGAAATGAGGGGTAGGTGGAAGGGGGATCAGAGGCCTTGGTCTGGGGGAGCTGCCCCACAgcaaagcctggggagggggctgctccctctggcgcccctcctctctgcacaaGGCTTGGGTTGGGGGTGAGACATTTCCTGCATTGTGGAAATCTGGCGAGTGATTTcaaattggcggggggggggggagggagaaagcaaggGGGGAGGGTCTGGACGAGTCCTCTTggcggggagggggttgggaTTGGAGGAAAGGCGGGGGAAGAGGCGCTGGATTGGGCAGGGGGTTGTTTAGGGACAGACCTCCTGGCGGCTGCTCCCAGGGGCgagaggctggctgcagaggGGGCATCTGGGTGGGCAAGGGGAGTATATAGGCCCCCCAGCATAGAGAGAGGAGTGAGCATGGGGACCCCCAGCCCCTGAATGTTCTCCGGGAATTCAAAGCCTGTGCAAAGGAGGCTCATTCAAGAAGGGGCTGAGTCTGCAGAGGATGATCCTCCGTTGGGGAGGGCAGACCCCTGAGCACAGAGCTGCAAGGGGTCAAAAGGAGGCTCTCTGGGGGAGGGAAACGATACCTTTGGGGCCAAAATCCTCACAGTGAAGGCTTGAAGTTGGGGTGAAATGTAGGGCCAGGATCTGCTGGGCAAGGGGAGCTGCAAGGGGTCAAATTGGGGCTCTCTGGGGGAGGTAAACGATACCTCTGGGGCTTGAGGATGGGATGAAATATACGGCCAGGATCTGCTAGGCAGTCCCCAAAgcgtggagaaaggaaggggaggggggagccatgaATAGGGAGAAGAGCTTCCTTATCCTTCCTTATTCACACGCACACAGTTCCTGGGCCAGAAGGAGCTAGAAACCACTTTGTGCAAAACAAAGAAGCCCCTAAAAATAGGGGAGCCAAGAATTGAGACCCACAAGAAATGGCTTTTCCACCCACtttagactgggggagggggctgattgatgaaggctgaggaggggctgcagatttggggggaatagaatagaatagaatctttattggccaagtgtgattggacacacaaggaatttgtctccggtgcatatgctctcagtgtacataaaagaaaatacatttgtcaagaatcataaggtacagcacttaatgattgtcatataggtctagtaagcaatcaggaaacaatcaatggtaataaaaacataaaatgtaaaatcataaaataaaatgaaatgtcagcacaggctatagtcatacagtcataattgggaggagatgggtaataggaatgatgaaaaagtagcagtaataattatataataaatatatacaaatagcttgacattatcgagggaattatttgtttaattaggAGTGATGGTATCTGGGAAAACTGTTCTTAAGTGttcagttgtcttggtgtgcagtgcctcAGCTTaatgtttagagggtaagagctgGTTAGCcttatgtccagggatgcgaggggtcagtaacatTGTTCTTTTGACCTCGTGCAGcatatacaggtcctcaatggaaggcaggttagcagtactgttttttctgcagttctgattattctctgaagtctgtgtcgatcttgttgggttgcagaaccaaaccacacacagttatagagggtgcagataacagacctaccgattcctctgtagaactgtatcagcagctccttggcagtttgagcttcctgagttggcgcagaaagaacattcttgttgtgcttttttttgatgacattttgatattagggtgaccattttaggtcatgacatgatggagcctagaaattaaaggtctctactgttgataatTGTGTTGTCTGCtaggtattgtgagaggaggtaggatggggagGGTTTCCTCCTGAAATTCACCACCATTTCTAatgggttttaagtgtgttcagttctagattgttccagtggcaccatcgAAGAAGTTATTCAACCCTCGTCTGTATGGTTTCATCGTTGTTCctcaatgagaccaatcactgttgtatcatctgcaaatttctaTTTTAATgtatggatcatttgagatgcagtcattggtatacagagagaagagaagtggtgaaagtaacAGCCTTGGGGCCCTGTGCTCATtctttacaggtgtctgatgtaattttttccttagcttcacctgctgtttcctatctgttagaaGCTTTGTGATCCACtctacaaatatgctcaggaAAATTGCTAGCGGATTGAGTTTGgctagaagaatgtccggtctgatagtattgaatgctgaactaaagtcaacaaagagacCCCTGCTGTGGTTCAtgcattcaagatgctgtaggatatagtgtaAAGCCATATTAACAGTATCATCTGTCgcatctatttgctcggtatgcagaTTGCACGGGGTCGAACAGTGGATCCTGGATGGTTTtctcaaatggtacatcactagcctctaaaagttttcataactacagatgttagagcaactggtctgtagtcgttcagttctgATGGGAAGGCTTCTTCGCACTGGGACCTATAGTGGAGTGtttggaagcaggaaggaacatagcacaccctagtgatttgttaaagatttgggtgaagatggggccaattggacagcacagactttgtgGGCAAGAAGGcagttatcttgtctgggcctggtgcttttccaggtttCAGTtcagaaatagatcttgcacttcctttctgagatcactagggttgtaaacccaatgaaatgggttcagttataggaagtttggctattgttggtgcatctgagatagaggttgtggagaaaggtgactgtagattgttttcaaccTGTTGTGCAGAACACGCTCAGGTCGCCTGCCAATTGGGTTGATTCCtctcagcttgggaaggtggctTTCACTGTAACCGTGATATTTTGGAGAGTTTTCCTACGTTTGTTG of Sphaerodactylus townsendi isolate TG3544 linkage group LG03, MPM_Stown_v2.3, whole genome shotgun sequence contains these proteins:
- the LOC125429914 gene encoding zinc finger protein 271-like translates to MERQGTTTHIEETVGRNQGFSLEKDMDDVSEGKVEDRDRPPRPEGSRADKTADKAIPSQGGCVYGSPVQEIRSIETRTNECLCANQKICSRENQNENLAFGKTFTGDEQWNEGDETALNKVQKEDLEGIFRNQSRPNKQKGSHMAENRDKAISCQGQDFNELIHIGEEVYKCLGCGMTFSHQNQYEIHLQMHSGKKIHQCLDFGKNYVCRTELPSHQRTFKEKKPYGCTDCGKIFPRKSDLTQNHCRTPSRENPLICIESGKTKERPFECSECGKRFSLSSYLQLHQRTHTKERPFECSECGKGFSLSSYLKLHQRTHTNERPFECSECGKRFSQSGSLQVHQRTHTNERPFECTECRKRFSQSSTLQQHQRTHTKEKPFECSECGKRFSQSGTLQQHQRTHTKERPFECSECGKRFSLSSYLKLHQRTHTKERPFECSECGMRYSHSGHLRRHKRTHTNERPFECSECRMRFSHSGALQRHQRTHTKERPFECSECGKRFNRSDGLRKHQRTHTKERPFECSVCGKRFSRSSNLHTHQRTHTKERPFKCSECGMRYSHSGHLQRHKRTHTNERPFECSECRMRFSHSGALQRHQRTHTKERPFECSECGKRFNRSDGLRKHQRTHTKERPFECSEYGKRFCSSSNLHKHQRTHTKERPFECSECGKRFSQSSTLQKHRRTHTKERPFECSECGKRFSDRSNLQTHQRTHTNERPFECSECGKKFNRSNGLQKHQRTHTKERPFECSECGKRFCSSSNLHTHQRTHTKERPFECSECGKRFSQSSTLQKHQITHTKEKPFECSECGKRFIQSSTLQLHQRTQTNERLFECSECGKRFNQRGHLQRHQRTHTKERPFECSECGKRFSRSSTLLILGIFTYLLFCLDMQVVPASPDKEAGPEHLLKFSKEVPLTSSGSPIPGLNSWMWVPSLAMFQDDIPAPRLASYGDSSWAQLQAGAEIREFSNLHPAYRQPGKGQRWYRDVRWIGASRELHLTGTARS